A stretch of Saccharomyces eubayanus strain FM1318 chromosome III, whole genome shotgun sequence DNA encodes these proteins:
- the ILV6 gene encoding acetolactate synthase regulatory subunit, with the protein MLRSLLQSGHRRVAASSCATMVRCSSSSTSALAYKQMHRHAARPPLPTLDTPSWNANSAVSSIIYETPAPSRQPRKQHVLNCLVQNEPGVLSRISGTLAARGFNIDSLVVCNTEVKDLSRMTIVLQGQDGVIEQARRQIEDLVPVYAVLDYTNSEIIKRELVMARISLLGTEYFEDLLLHHHTSTSSGGADANELVAEIREKQFHPANLPASEILRLKHEHLNDVTNLTNNFGGRVVDISETSCIVELSAKPTRISAFLKLVEPFGVLECARSGMMALPRTPLKTSIEEAADEDEKINEIVDISQLPPG; encoded by the coding sequence ATGTTGAGATCGTTGTTGCAAAGTGGCCACCGCAGAGTGGCTGCCTCGTCGTGCGCCACTATGGTGCGTTGCAGTTCATCGTCGACCTCCGCGTTGGCGTATAAGCAGATGCATAGACACGCCGCAAGGCCCCCATTGCCCACCTTGGACACCCCTTCGTGGAACGCCAACAGTGCCGTCTCATCCATCATCTATGAGACCCCAGCCCCCTCTCGTCAGCCAAGAAAACAGCACGTCTTGAACTGTTTGGTGCAGAACGAGCCCGGTGTCCTGTCCAGGATCTCTGGGACTTTGGCCGCCAGAGGATTCAACATCGACTCGTTGGTTGTGTGCAACACCGAGGTCAAGGACCTGAGCAGAATGACCATCGTCTTGCAAGGCCAAGATGGTGTCATCGAGCAAGCACGCAGACAGATCGAGGACCTGGTCCCCGTCTACGCCGTCCTCGACTACACCAACTCCGAGATCATCAAGAGGGAGTTGGTCATGGCCAGAATCTCCTTGCTAGGTACAGAGTACTTTGAAGACCTGCTGTTGCACCACCACACTTCCACCAGCTCCGGTGGCGCCGACGCCAACGAGTTAGTTGCCGAAATCAGAGAAAAGCAATTCCACCCTGCCAACTTGCCCGCCAGTGAGATCTTAAGATTGAAGCACGAGCACTTGAACGACGTCACCAATTTGACCAACAACTTCGGTGGTCGTGTCGTCGACATCAGCGAAACCAGCTGTATCGTCGAGCTTTCCGCCAAGCCCACCCGTATTTCCGCCTTCTTGAAGCTGGTTGAGCCATTCGGTGTTCTAGAGTGTGCAAGAAGCGGTATGATGGCACTGCCAAGAACTCCTTTAAAGACAAGCATCGAGGAGGCCGCCGACGAAGACGAGAAGATCAACGAAATCGTCGACATCTCCCAATTGCCACCTGGTTAA
- the STP22 gene encoding ubiquitin-binding ESCRT-I subunit protein STP22 produces MSASGKISVPEGVVNWLFKVIQPIYDDGRRTFHDSLALLDKFHRLRPRTRVFTHSDGSPQLLLSIYGTVGDSLPLIMWIPSLYPVKPPFISIDLETFDVSAISSSLPVQAYIDSDGRVALPILDHWNPATMGLIVVVQELMSLLSEPSQDRVPSLPPKPDAMHSPLKHTVPPLPPKPKFPHVQPPLPPPPPPQPPSSAVDLMDMDNTDLSPTNHHEMLQNLQSVLNELYREDVHYVADKILTRQTIMQDSVARFHEMVAVDKTRLQAVEQTIEQTMHTLNAQIEVLTAERATVQEFSSTSPFDDEDVDTIAVAQTDGLNQLYQLVAKDYALTDTIECLSRMLHRGSVPLDTFVRQSRELARQQFLVRWHIQRITSPLA; encoded by the coding sequence ATGTCTGCAAGCGGCAAGATCTCTGTTCCCGAAGGAGTAGTCAATTGGCTGTTCAAGGTCATCCAGCCCATCTATGACgatggaagaagaacattCCACGACTCGTTGGCGCTGCTGGACAAATTCCACCGTTTGAGGCCAAGGACAAGGGTATTCACACATTCCGACGGCAGTCCGCAGTTGCTGTTGTCCATTTATGGGACTGTCGGCGACAGCCTGCCCTTGATCATGTGGATACCCAGCCTGTACCCGGTAAAACCCCCCTTCATAAGTATAGACTTGGAAACATTCGATGTGAGCGCAATCAGTAGTTCCTTGCCCGTTCAAGCGTACATTGACTCTGATGGCAGGGTTGCGCTGCCCATACTCGATCACTGGAACCCTGCGACGATGGGCCTTATAGTCGTTGTGCAAGAATTGATGAGTCTTTTGAGTGAGCCATCGCAAGACCGGGTGCCCAGCCTACCGCCAAAGCCCGACGCAATGCACTCTCCACTAAAACACACAGTGCCCCCCCTACCACCGAAGCCCAAGTTCCCACACGTGCAGCCGCCATTGCCGCCACCTCCACCACCGCAACCACCCTCCAGTGCGGTCGACCTGATGGACATGGACAACACGGATCTCTCCCCCACCAACCACCATGAAATGCTGCAGAATCTGCAGTCCGTGCTCAACGAGCTGTACCGCGAAGACGTGCACTACGTGGCGGACAAGATACTGACAAGACAGACCATCATGCAAGACTCGGTCGCCAGGTTCCACGAAATGGTCGCGGTCGACAAGACCCGCCTGCAGGCCGTGGAACAGACCATCGAGCAGACCATGCACACGCTAAATGCTCAGATAGAAGTCTTGACAGCGGAAAGGGCCACGGTCCAGGAGTTCTCCTCAACCTCGCCGTTCGACGACGAGGACGTCGACACCATAGCCGTGGCGCAAACCGACGGGCTCAACCAGCTGTACCAGCTGGTCGCCAAGGACTACGCCCTCACGGACACCATCGAATGTCTGTCCCGCATGCTGCACCGTGGCAGCGTACCCCTCGACACTTTTGTCAGGCAGAGTCGGGAACTGGCACGCCAGCAGTTCCTTGTGCGATGGCACATCCAACGAATCACCTCACCGTTAGCGTGA
- the VMA9 gene encoding H(+)-transporting V0 sector ATPase subunit e: MAPKNNQTVWRSTVILTLAMMFLMWAITFLSQLHPLVAPRRSDLRPEFAE, from the exons ATGGCCCCAAAGAACAACCAAAC TGTTTGGAGGAGCACAGTCATCCTAACGTTGGCCATGATGTTTTTGATGTGGGCCATTACGTTTCTATCCCAGCTCCATCCCTTGGTGGCTCCACGTCGGTCAGACTTGAGACCTGAGTTTGCAGAATGA
- the LDB16 gene encoding Ldb16p — MFVIDWSVQLCIGVLGPVFRALVQLPLSIFIWNGFQLVALPVNIPLKLFLGTSLYRLVAHTGAVDYYVVLTLFQYLAVLCAFGGIIGLISGFVFGVFHSICGVPSVYVSLEWKPWFAPVHRFFERVSTTIINIMQGQTTAPIPMSMPMRMSSLGKKHPNEREEEEIDDATITHENNGYMTPCQTPTNEKFQHYNNDSFNTTTTDDEPTDIWDRSDTYQNSFATNETLMSLSNRANLXRNVSDADIVNIKALRRNSR; from the coding sequence ATGTTTGTAATAGACTGGAGCGTGCAGCTGTGCATAGGGGTACTGGGGCCCGTGTTCCGTGCTCTCGTGCAATTGCCTCTGTCGATTTTCATCTGGAATGGGTTCCAGCTCGTGGCATTGCCCGTCAATATCCCACTGAAGCTGTTTCTGGGCACGTCGCTGTATCGTCTTGTTGCTCACACGGGTGCCGTGGACTACTACGTGGTCTTGACGCTGTTCCAGTACCTGGCTGTGCTTTGCGCATTCGGTGGCATTATAGGGCTCATCTCCGGCTTCGTGTTTGGCGTGTTCCATTCCATTTGCGGTGTGCCCAGTGTGTATGTCAGTCTCGAGTGGAAGCCATGGTTTGCACCGGTACACAGGTTCTTTGAACGTGTCTCCACTACCATTATCAACATCATGCAAGGCCAAACCACCGCTCCGATACCCATGTCTATGCCCATGCGCATGTCAAGCCTTGGTAAGAAGCACCCCAACGAGAgggaagaggaagaaatcGATGATGCGACTATAACACACGAAAACAATGGCTACATGACTCCCTGTCAGACCCCcactaatgaaaaatttcagcaTTATAATAATGATTCATTCAATACGACCACTACAGACGATGAACCCACTGATATCTGGGATAGATCCGATACTTACCAAAACTCGTTTGCCACCAACGAGACCCTAATGTCTCTTTCCAATAGAGCCAACCTTYGAAGAAATGTGAGTGATGCCGACATCGTTAATATCAAGGCTTtaagaagaaattcaagatGA
- the PGS1 gene encoding CDP-diacylglycerol--glycerol-3-phosphate 3-phosphatidyltransferase: MTTRLLQLTRPHYRLLSSPFRKSSIIQRQMSASSPSPANSYLNMITKSLQHNLQTWFHFEPNEIDIIESPSHFYDLLKSKISSSQKRIFIASLYLGKSETELIDCISQALSKNPDLKVSFLLDGLRGTRELPSTCSATLLSSLVAKYGSERVDCRLYKTPAYHGWKKIVVPKRFNEGLGLQHMKIYGFDNEIILSGANLSNDYFTNRQDRYYLFKSANFANYYFKLHQLISSFSYQIVKPKVAGNVNIIWPDSNPTIEPMKNKRKFLREASQLLENFLQISKHNQPISPPGQFSTIVYPISQFTPLFPKYNDKSTXKSTILSLLSNIKNTSISWTFTAGYFNILPEIKANLLATPVTEANVITASPFANGFYQSKGVSSNLPGAYLYLSKKFLQDVSRYNKDQAITLREWQRGVVNKPNGWSYHAKGIWISSRDNNDSDSWKPFITVIGSSNYTRRAYSLDLESNALIITKDEELRNKMKGELNDLLQYTKPVTLEDFKSDPERHVGTGVKIATSVLGKKL; this comes from the coding sequence ATGACGACTCGTTTGCTCCAACTTACTCGTCCTCATTATAGATTATTATCCTCACCTTTCCGCAAAAGCTCCATCATACAAAGGCAAATGTCTGCTTCAAGCCCTTCTCCAGCCAATAGCTATTTGAACATGATTACTAAGTCTCTACAACATAATCTACAGACATGGTTCCATTTCGAACCAAACGAAATCGACATCATTGAATCACCCTCACATTTTTACGACCTtctaaaatcaaaaatttcaagctCACAAAAGAGGATCTTTATTGCGTCCCTTTACTTAGGGAAAAGTGAAACTGAACTAATTGACTGTATATCTCAAGCATTGTCCAAAAATCCCGATTTGaaagtttcctttttgttgGATGGCCTTCGAGGAACCAGGGAGTTGCCTTCCACCTGTTCTGCCACTTTGCTATCATCTCTAGTAGCCAAATATGGGTCTGAAAGAGTAGATTGTCGATTATACAAGACTCCTGCTTACCACGGttggaaaaaaatcgtAGTCCCTAAAAGGTTCAACGAAGGATTAGGCCTGCAGCATATGAAGATTTATGGGTTTGATAATGAGATAATCCTCTCAGGCGCTAACCTTTCCAACGATTATTTTACTAACAGACAAGATAGATATTATCTCTTTAAATCTGCGAATTTCGCcaattattatttcaaacTACACCAACTTATCAGTTCTTTCAGTTACCAGATTGTAAAACCAAAAGTTGCTGGCAATGTTAACATCATTTGGCCTGACTCGAACCCCACCATTGAACcgatgaaaaataaaagaaagtttttgagGGAAGCTTCTCAATTACTTGAGAATTTCTTACAGATTTCTAAACACAATCAACCGATTTCTCCACCGGGCCAATTTTCCACTATAGTCTACCCAATTTCTCAGTTCACTCCACTTTTCCCTAAATATAATGACAAATCAACCRAAAAATCAACGATATTGTCGTTGCTATCGAATATAAAAAACACCTCTATTTCTTGGACATTCACCGCAGGATACTTCAATATTCTCCCAGAAATTAAAGCTAATCTACTAGCCACACCGGTTACTGAAGCAAATGTGATAACGGCATCGCCCTTTGCCAACGGATTTTACCAATCGAAGGGTGTCTCATCAAATTTACCTGGTGCCTACTTATACttatccaaaaaatttctaCAAGATGTCTCTAGATACAATAAAGATCAAGCTATTACATTACGGGAATGGCAAAGGGGTGTAGTCAATAAACCTAACGGATGGTCATATCACGCAAAAGGTATCTGGATCTCGTCTCGTGACAACAACGATAGCGATAGTTGGAAACCCTTCATAACCGTAATAGGATCTTCAAACTACACAAGAAGAGCCTACTCGTTAGATTTGGAATCAAATGCTCTCATTATTacaaaagatgaagaattaagaaataaaatgaaaGGCGAATTAAATGATTTACTACAATACACGAAACCTGTAACTTTAGAAGATTTTAAGTCAGATCCAGAAAGGCATGTTGGAACTGGTGTTAAAATAGCTACTTCTGTGTTGGGCAAAAAACTCTAA
- the RER1 gene encoding protein retrieval receptor — protein MDYDSPDPMNGASSNALIAKMNSAKLLYQHYLDKVTPHAKQRWAVLGGLLCLFMVRITMAEGWYVICYGLGLFLLNQFLAFLTPKFDMSLQQDEENNELEAGEKSEEFRPFIRRLPEFKFWYNSIRATVISLVLSLFSIFDIPVFWPILLMYFVLLFFLTMRRQIQHMMKYRYIPLDIGKKKYSHPSN, from the coding sequence ATGGATTACGACAGCCCTGACCCAATGAACGGTGCTTCAAGCAACGCCCTAATTGCTAAGATGAACTCAGCTAAACTACTATATCAACACTATTTGGATAAAGTCACTCCTCACGCCAAACAGAGATGGGCTGTATTAGGTGGTCTACTATGTTTATTTATGGTGCGTATTACAATGGCTGAAGGTTGGTATGTGATTTGTTATGGTTTgggtttatttttattgaatcAGTTTTTAGCCTTTTTGACACCAAAATTCGATATGTCCTTGCagcaagatgaagaaaacaatgaattAGAGGCTGGTGAAAAATCAGAGGAATTCCGTCCATTTATCAGAAGACTACCTGAATTTAAGTTCTGGTACAACAGCATTAGAGCCACCGTCATTTCCTTAGTATTATCACTATTCTCGATCTTCGATATTCCCGTATTTTGGCCAATTCTACTAATGTACTTCGTGCtgttattctttttaaCCATGAGAAGACAAATTCAACACATGATGAAATACAGATACATTCCTCTGGATATTGGTAAGAAGAAGTACTCACATCCTTCTAACTGA